A single region of the Aptenodytes patagonicus chromosome 7, bAptPat1.pri.cur, whole genome shotgun sequence genome encodes:
- the LOC143162954 gene encoding LOW QUALITY PROTEIN: extracellular tyrosine-protein kinase PKDCC-like (The sequence of the model RefSeq protein was modified relative to this genomic sequence to represent the inferred CDS: inserted 1 base in 1 codon; deleted 2 bases in 1 codon), producing the protein MELQSQAAQDGSCPCILQVGACPPAASLAFTLPQMCTLADGEELFGGSQKLSWQEARRSQHCKLQADSGASPVPEAPAVSIGLTKFAPVKSACFAINSLRWKGGASVCGDVALTPGSSDSHRATLPLPEPLRLRRRSDLPXPGGRCRRCPLRSRAPLGQRLPRRAGPGRAGPGQPPARHAPSAALASPPPRSAGGRAAGARCGASPLPMAAAVAAGRARRGARLSAAALLALLALALLALTAGRGGAGGEGQPGSPPPPPPPPLPLPPGLREELRQRRRDLRRLAAAAGGGGEAAAAAGGLGCGDLSLATGVSVLGWGFTKVVARAALAGGGAVALKSVHGAGREVRQCVQRYGAPAGCRRLAAYKLLKEVMLLQRLQHPGIVQLHGQCYDNSGDPEIRVTAMLELGSPLEMIQLLQTPWEERFKICLSLVKLLFYLAHSPLGSIVLLDFQPRQFVMVDGNLKVTDIDDASTEELSCREDNDCTLDFPTKSFPLKCSAVGKCEGINEKKNLFNAYRYFFTYLLPHSAPPALQPFLSDILNATGDLRYGINETLKAFEKVLHLYKSGLYLQKRPLHLKDYISLKGFRMVEGEDYKCWPSYSHLGCLLSVHSAEEAATICNSQSQCQSFIVTQRRTWTGRPLASFQSSPTDLIPDANAVVYIKRSASSGERL; encoded by the exons ATGGAACTGCAAAGCCAGGCTGCTCAGGATGGCTCCTGCCCCTGCATCCTGCAGGTAGGAGCCTGCCCTCCAGCAGCTTCTCTTGCTTTCACCCTGCCCCAGATGTGCACGCTTGCAGACGGAGAGGAACTCTTTGGAGGCAGCCAGAAGCTCAGCTGGCAGGAGGCAAG AAGATCACAGCACTGTAAGCTACAAGCAGACAGCGGAGCATCTCCAGTGCCTGAGGCACCAGCAGTGTCCA TAGGACTGACGAAATTCGCGCCCGTGAAATCGGCGTGTTTTGCTATAAACAGCCTCCGTTGGAAGGGTGGGGCGAGCGTCTGCGGGGATGTAGCGCTCACCCCCGGCAGCTCCGATTCCCAC CGGGCCACCTTACCCCTCCCAGAACCGCTTCGGCTCCGCCGCCGCAGCGACCTGC TCCCGGGCGGTCGGTGCCGCCGCTGCCCCCTGCGCTCGCGGGCCCCCCTCGGGCAGCGGCTGCCccgcagggccgggccgggccgggccgggccgggcca GCCGCCCGCCCGACACGCCCCCTCGGCGGCGctcgcctccccgccgccgcggagcGCGGGCGGCAGAGCGGCCGGAGCCCGCTGCGGCGCAAGCCCGCTCCCCATGGCGGCGGCGgtagcggcggggcgggcgcggcggggcgcccgGCTGAGCGCGGCGgcgctgctggcgctgctggccCTGGCGCTGCTGGCGCTGACGGCCGGCCGCGGCGGTGCTGGCGGTGAGGGGCAGCCgggctcccccccgccgccgccgccgccgccgctcccgctgcCGCCGGGCTTGCGGGAGGAGCTGCGGCAGAGGCGGCGCGACCTGCGGcgcctggcggcggcggcgggcggcggcggggaggcggcggcggcggcgggcgggctgggCTGCGGCGACCTGAGCCTGGCGACGGGCGTCAGCGTCCTGGGCTGGGGCTTCACCAAGGTGGTGGCGCGGGCGGCgctggcgggcggcggcgccgtcGCCCTCAAGTCGGTGCACGGGGCGGGCCGGGAGGTGCGGCAGTGCGTGCAGCGCTACGGGGCGCCGGCGGGCTGCCGCCGCCTGGCCGCCTACAAGCTGCTGAAGGAGGTGATGCTGCTGCAGCGCCTGCAGCATCCCGGCATCGTCCAG CTGCACGGTCAATGCTACGATAATAGCGGAGATCCTGAAATACGGGTGACAGCCATGCTGGAGCTGGGATCCCCCCTGGAGATGATTCAGCTTCTGCAGACCCCCTGGGAGGAGAGatttaaa ATTTGCCTGAGTCTTGTGAAACTGCTGTTTTACTTGGCACATTCCCCCCTGGGTTCAATAGTCCTCTTGGATTTCCAGCCAAGGCAGTTTGTTATGGTGGATGGAAACCTAAAAGTGACAGACATAGATGATGCCAGCACTGAGGAACTGTCATGCAGGGAAGATAATGATTGCACACTCGACTTCCCTACAAAAAGCTTTCCTCTCAAATGCTCTGCAGTTGGGAAATGTgaaggaataaatgaaaagaagaatCTTTTCAATGCATATCG GTATTTTTTCACCTATCTTTTGCCACACTCTGCACCACCAGCTTTGCAGCCTTTTTTGAGTGATATTCTGAACGCAACAG GTGATTTACGATATGGGATAAATGAAACcctgaaagcttttgaaaaggtTTTACATCTGTACAAGTCTGGGCTCTATCTGCAGAAAAGACCTCTTCATTTAAAAG ACTACATCTCCCTAAAGGGCTTCCGAATGGTGGAAGGAGAAGACTACAAGTGCTGGCCCTCCTACAGCCACCTGGGATGCCTGCTCTCTGTTCACAGCGCTGAGGAAGCCGCCACAATTTGTAACTCCCAATCGCAGTGTCAAAGTTTTATCGTCACCCAGCGGAGGACGTGGACAG gACGCCCACTCGCCTCATTTCAGAGTAGCCCAACTGATTTAATACCGGATGCTAACGCTGTAGTCTATATTAAACGATCGGCTTCCTCTGGGGAAAGACTTTAA